The DNA region TCGTTGAAGCTGCAGTGGCCCGAGTGGGCGGCGAATGTGAgtgaaagagacggagagagacgttTGAATAGTTGCTGAGGCGGAAATATAGAAATTGAGAAACTGTTCAGTaaaacagtatattttacaagaCGTTAATTCCGCATCAAACTATCCGTGTTATTTCCATTGGGAAGTACATACCAGAAAGAAGCGTAGCGAGCCGGTGTTGTTCGCTAGCTAACTAGAGGACGCGCGAGGTGAATTGactccccctttctctcgctGCTAACGAGCTAGCCAACAAAACATAGTAACGTTAGTAATCCAATCCCGATCAACGAAAGATTCTCGCTTGGTGCGTGTCGGATAGATCCCGAGTCACTTCATTGAATGAGGACTGACCCCCCTCTGCAGGTAGGAAATGCTGTCAAAATATACAATGATTTCctctgaaaaaaataaataatagccacatatgtaacgttagctagctatctctgTCTTGGtcgctagttagcttgctagctaaccggTTAGCTAGGTATGGAAGGTTCATGTTAGAGTTGACACATTTATTCCCTTGTTTGATCTGGCTGTtatctttgtaaattatgtcaatAAGTTAGCCAGCCAATTAATGTGGCAAGATGACAGTTGTGTAACGTTACTTCACTTTGCAAATTAACTGGAGTGTTTGTCTGCGGTGGAGGCGCGGAAGGGTTTAACTTTCTTCACTTCAAATCGTACCAGGTTTACACGTTGATTCCCAACATTGAACTTTATTGAACTGTGTAGCGGTGTCATTCATCTTTTTagcattagttagctagctaaatcgaATTATTTGGCAGGATGGTTTGAAAttgacatttagctagctaacatctgaATTGGGAAATGTGCAtgatactagctagctagtgttcgCTACAATTCTATCAAAAAAATTGTCACATTTGACATGACAGCAATCGATTTGGCGACAGCAATAAAATCAAAGCGGAGTGATCAGAATTAGGTTCTAATGTGTGTCACTCGAGGCAGTTGAGAGCGAAAGGTGAAAGCCTTCCCTACTCTGATATACttgttgttcttcacatttccAATAGGGGCGCTATTCAGCCACTTGCCACTACATACCAGTAAAATGGCACTAGTCTAGTACAGAATAGaactcgccagcttgtagtcctaaaaaccgGAAATgatttacctctggttcgttTAGACATTTCTATGGGGAAGGAATAGGGTTTTTGAATAAACGCCGATAATAAGGTCTGACGTTAACACAGGCTtatgagatcttatacgttttgttctataatGGTAATATCAATCAGTTAACATTACCTTTATGAAGTCTTTATTTGcgttatattttttaaagtattacataaatgcttcaaaaatCACAAAGTGATGTTAGATGATGAAGATtgtctcatagaacaaaacgtataagatctcctaacctgtgtttaccacagacacaGGCCTTATTTTGGGCTTTTATCCAAAAACCGTGTGAAAAAAAWAAAAAAAAKRTTMMTRKAKSYAKCKWMGYYGYYMTWYMMSCRWKKaaaaaagacgccattactattgctctctattacCTTTTAATTATAAGATTGTTAATTGTCCCCTCCATCTTTGAGTATTGAGCCCTTCAATCTAACATATGAACATGTTTGTTCATATGATTTGACAAATAATTTTCTGTGATGTGTAATTCTACAGTAAGTCATACTCCTTTCCTCTATGCGTGGCGAAGCCCTAAACATGAGCATCCAGTGTGGTGACTGGTGTAATAAGGTAACAGATTTTCATGGCAGCACCGGATACTGTATTTCCTCAAGGGAGGGGATCCATTGGGTTAGACCCACCCAGGCAGGACAGATGCACAATATCAGTGCAGATTAAGAAAAGGATACATTCTAGTCATGCATCCTCTAGACAGCTATAGGCAGTGGTCTTTCTAGCAGTATGTGATCAGTACGTTGTTTTGGACAATCACAGACAATGCAATGTATTTATTATGTTTAGTCTGCAGGGTTTTTCTGGGTAAAAATGGTAGTGGGGGTGGGGCCATGGGCTTGGCCAATGGTGCAGTCACTGACCTAAAATGTTAGAGGCCCTCCTGTTGGCCGCAGTGACTAATGTAGCTGTTTTAAAGAtcatgtcctgcaattctacacattttgccatgaggctaagAGAAAAAGgtgccgttttaaagctaatttcgtGCCGTGGGGCTGAGATAacatgttgccgttttaaagttgatttccttcaattctacacatttcaccatggcttatgctatctgagtgactcaaacattataacaaatcAATGGGTGCCCCATGCCATGACAAAAATACTCCTGAATGCATAATTTTGGGAATTTGACTGGCTAgtgtttattttggtgattgttagttctaagattattttataaaaaagatacaggtccattatcttttctacgtactttatatctggttttagtcattttaatttTACACTGAAAAAATGTTCCATCCCccaaattataaaataaatatataattgtaCTGTTTGGACATAGGAGGCTGGAAAAAACACTATGCAGGAAACAAACCTGAGTGTGTAATGTACAGTGTCTATTTTGTATACAGCAGTACTGTGTTGGTAAGACAATTTCCCCTTGGGGACATTAAAGTTCATCCTATTCTAGACAGCAGTCACGTAGCAGACGCACAACTCTAATTTGatttctgttgccaatgactTGGAACTAGGGCCCTCTCCAGCATCCGTTTCTCCAGGCCTTATTGAGCAGAGAGACGCGGATGTTATTATGGAGACTTCAATACTGTGTTTAGTTGGAACTGAGCATGTGTAATGGAAGCCAGCAAAGACTGATTTGTGATTTATGTTTTACCCAAAGTAAATGGACAATGAATTTGAAACATGCAACCAGAAATTAGTTTGGGGGTGTTTCCCCTTATTTGCATGACTATGAACTGGCCTGGCATGACTGTCtcagtgcagctgtagaaagGGAGTAGAGGTGGGAATAGAAACTGAAACAGCCGTTGACTCTGAAGAGACTGTGCGTGCGCCCTTATCAACATGTTCAATGACCAGCTATGGGGTCCAAAGCTCAGTTGTGTGTTTTCATGTCAACTCTTTGCCTTTACTCTTGTACTGTTCATGGTTCTAAagctgtgtgtgttccaggttgACCATGGTGCTGACAGGGAAGCGGTCTGAGAAGGGACCAGTGTGTTGGAGGAGAAGGGTGAAGTCTGAGTACATGAGGCTACGCCAACTCAAACGTTTCAGACGGGCTGATGAGGTCAAGGTACCTATATGCAAacaaacattatatatatatctctcacacacacacacacacacacacacacacacacacacacaggtttctgACAGTGTCTCTCCCCCCCAGAGTATGTTTAACTCTAACCGTCAGAGGATCTTGGAGCGGACAGACATCCTGAACGCTGAGTGGAAGACAAGAAGGATCCAGCCCGTTCACATCATGACATCTGTTAGCTCATTACGAGGGACCAGAGAGGTCAGCGCAtgtttcacacacaacacacacctatcCAGAGATATTGAAATCTACGTTACCAGTTTACTGTTTTTCACCATTTAGGACTTTTTACACTTCTCTTTCCAGTGAAGGCTTATCTGAGTCCTCTAGTGTGTGTGGTCTTGTCTCCTACAGTGTACGGTGGACAGTGGTTTCTCTGAGTTCTCCAAACAGGTGATACCTCTGAAGACGCTCAACGCTGTAGCCTCTGTCCCTGTCATGTACTCCTGGTCCCCGCTACAGCAGAACTTCATggtaaacacgcacacacacacacactgctacagcaGAACTccatggtaaacacacacactgctacagcaGAACTccatggtaaacacacacacacacactgctacagcaGAACTccatggtaaacacacacacacactgctacagcaGAACTTCATggtaaacacgcacacacacactgctacagcaAAACTTCATGGTAAGCCTCCACGCCATCAACAGGCTGCTCTCACCACCATTGCAGAACTTCATGGtaaacacgcacactcacacctACGCTCACACCTGCTACAGCAGAACTTCATGGtaaacacgcaccacacacactgctacagcaGACTttgtggtaaacacacacaccacacactgctacAGCAGAACTttgtggtaaacacacacacacacacacactgctacagcaGAACTttgtggtaaacacacacacacacacactgctacagcaGAACTttgtggtaaacacacacacacacacactgctacagcaGAACTttgtggtaaacacacacacacacacacactgctacagcaGAACTttgtggtaaacacacacacacacactgctacagcaGAACTTTGtggtaaaccacacacacacacactgctacagcaGAACTttgtggtaaacacacacacacacactgctacagcaGAACTttgtggtaaacacacacacacacacactgctacagcaGAACTTCATggtaaacacgcacacacacactgctacagcaGAACTTCATGGTAAACACGCCCATGCGCAATACTAAGCTTGTTCTGACACGTGCACTAGAAACGCAGTTATCCAACCCGATGCCGTAGTCTAGTTCTGACTTGATGATAATGACGTCATAGACTATAATGGAGTTGTCCTGACACACCTGGTCTGCCTTGTAGGTAGAAGACGAAACGGTTCTCCACAACATCCCCTACATGGGAGACGAGATTCTGGACCAAGACGGAACCTTCATAGAAGAACTCATCAAGAACTACGATGGCAAAGTTCACGGAGACCGGGGTAAGACATGCacgtgcgtgcgcacacacacaaataattgaTATTATCAAATCTTGTGTTTttggatgtgtggtgtgtattcatgtttaatgactgtgtgtgtttccagaGTGCGGCTTCATCAATGATGAGATCTTTGTGGAGCTGGTGGGTGCCCTGACCCAGTACAGTGACAacgatgatgaggatgatgatgaagaagagcAGGAGTTTAAGCTTGAGAAGGTGGAGCTCTGTGAGGCGAAGGACCACCTGGCCGAGGACCCCCGAAAGGAACCCCTGATCAACACTGACAGTAAGACAGACGGCCACTTCCATCATCCAACCGAGAATAGATATGGGCCCTATCCCAAAACCATTCCCTTAAACCTTTATCGCACAGATCTCTCCCCTAGTTCCCTTCCCTAGGTCCTTGTCCTTTCAGATCTTTATCTCTACTTACGCTCTCCTGTGTGGGCTGACGCGGTGACTGTTGGTAGAAATTGTGTGTGTAACCCCTTTGTCCTCTGCTTGCAGGCCAAGGCAGTAGTGACAGCTCTAAGAAGTTTCCGTCTGATAAGATCTTTGAAGCCATCTCCTCAATGTTCCCTGATAAGGGCTCAACAGAGGAACTTCGAGAAAAGTAACTAcccctctctttgtgtgtgtttcatataaagtgtgtgtgtattagggctGTGATGATGGAGTTTGGAGTAACAATTAATTGTCATGCAAATGGACACGGTTATTGTATTTAATTTTATTTCTGAGCTTGTACTGTACATAATGCATATTTGCAAATGAGGTTTGTcatacctaatgaatacaacacagctttGATGGCACCCTGRCTCTCAAACTAATGTTTGGAGCTTTTGGAAATGAACCTTCTCTCAACTGTGCCGTTCTGGTCGTAAAACCATTACCAACTTTACCCTCTtgatgtaaaaaagaaaaactgCTATTGGGTAAACTATATCTATTGAATACTATATCTACTATATCTGTTGAATTTCCCCTATtactaaaatgaatctatgaaaATTATTATGACGATCATTCTTTTAGCTCAGTTATTGTCCATAATTGTTGGTTACACGATAATACGATTATTGTGCCAGCCCGTGTGTGTCAGTAGTGCATATTCCTGTCCTGCCTCAGatctaatggtgtgtgtgtgtgtgtgtgtgagtgatcagGTACAAGGAGCTGACAGAGCCCCAGTTGCCCGGTGCGTTGCCTCCAGAGTGTACTCCTAACATGGACGGTCCCAACGCTCGCTCCGTTCAGAGGGAACAGAGTCTACACTCCTTCCACACACTCTTCTGCCGACGCTGCTTCAAATACGACTGCTTCCTGCACCGTGAGTGTacggacacagacacacccactcTCTCACCACATTTGGACTGTTCTGCACCAACACTCTGACTTCACTATGACCACTCATCTTTCTCgtctttgtatctctctctccagccttccATGCGACGCCTAACACCTATAAGCGTAAAAACATGGAGAATCTGTTGGACAGTAAACCCTGTGGTGACGAGTGCTACATGTACCTGGTGCAGGCAagtacactcagacacacactcagacacacactcagacacctTCAGTTCTGACTGTTGTTCTATGGTGGTTGTCTAGGATGGATTGGTGAGGGAGTATCCTGACGGCATGGCAACCGAGAGGTCCAAGACCCCTTCCAAACGCCCAGTGAGCCGTCGCCGGGGACGACCCAGCGGCAACAGCCGGCCCAGTACACCAACCGTCTCCACGGATACCAAAGACACGGACAGCGAGCGAGAGGGGAAAGACGACGAtaacgacgatgatgatgatgatgatgacaagaAGGACGAGACCACCAGCAGTTCAGGTACATACACACGTGTGCCAGCCAAACACCATACCCAGTCgtatgcacacacccacacactaaccATTGCCTTTTGTGTAATCCAGAGGGTAACTCACGGTGCCAGACTCCAGTGAAGTTGAAGCTGACGTGTGACCCTCAGGTTGTTGATTGGAGCGGAGCCGAGGCTTCACTCTTTAGGGTTCTCATCGGAACCTACTACGACAACTACTGCGCTATAGCACGGCTCATAGGAACCAAGACCTGCAGACAGGTCTGTTTTTATCACCACAGCACCTATGCATTTCTCTAGCTTTCTCTCCCATGACTTCCTCTTTACTTGGCAGGTTTTATGGAAAGACCTTTTGTATATTGTCTGGTAATGGGTGTGTCTCTAGGTATATGAGTTCAGAGTGAAGGAGTCTAGTATCATCGCTCGCGCTCCGGCCGAGGACGAAGACACGCCCCCTCGCAAGAAGAAGAGGAAACACAGGTACGCCACGCCCAAATATAGACAGACTACTTCAGGGTGCAGTAATGGGCTGACTGCAGGACATAGTCAGAAGCTCTGGTTGTCAACTTCCATGGAAAAGACTACTCACAATCTCCTTTTTTAGGTTGTGGGCCACTCACTGCAGGAAGATCCAACTGAAGAAAGGTGACGATTGTCTCTAGAACTCTCCTGACATTACAGCCTCACTCAATCTTAGAATGTGATTGAATGTGTTCTTTTGATCATTGTGGTTCATTTATCAGTTTTTATCTTTGTTGTGTGACAGCGCTGACCTGTGCTTGACCCCTCCCCCTGTAGATGGTTCATCCAACCACGTGTATAACTACCAGCCATGTGACCACCCCCGCCAGCCCTGTGACTCCTCCTGTCCCTGTGTCACTGCTCAGAACTTCTGTGAGAAGTTCTGCCAGTGCAGCTCAGAGTGTGAGGAAATGTTTTAATACTTTATTTTGATCCATAATTACATTGCAAACCAGTCCACACTCAcgaactgtctctctctctctgtgtgtaggtcAGAACCGTTTCCCGGGCTGCAGGTGTAAGGCCCAGTGTAACACTAAACAGTGTCCGTGTTACCTGGCGGTCAGAGAGTGTGACCCTGACCTGTGTCTGACCTGCGGAGCCGCTGAACACTGGGACAGCAAGAACGTCTCCTGTAAAAACTGCTCCATACAGAGGGGAGCCAagaaggtaacacacacatacacacacacacacttgatatcAGTAGCTCACTCTTGTGATTTTCCCCCCCTCTCAGCACCTGCTCCTAGCTCCGTCTGACGTAGCAGGCTGGGGCATCTTCATCAAAGAGCCAGTTCAGAAGAATGAGTTCATCTCTGAGTACTGTGGGGAGGTGAGGCTCGGCCCTGTGTCTGTCAGGGTGATGGTTTTGTTTGACTTGTGTGTAATGTACAAGCCTGTGGAAAATAATTGTTTTGTTCTCCCGTGTTGATTGTGTTTTTCCCTCCCCTCCTTGTAGATAATATCCCAAGATGAGGCGGATCGCAGAGGGAAGGTCTACGACAAATACATGTGTAGcttcctcttcaacctcaacaacggtaacacacacgcatacaaaaGTATTGAAATACTGTTTTTGATAAACTAAGTGGGAGGGAAAGctaattctttctctctccccaccccagaCTTTGTAGTGGATGCTACTAGGAAAGGAAACAAGATTCGTTTCGCCAACCATTCCGTTC from Salvelinus sp. IW2-2015 linkage group LG14, ASM291031v2, whole genome shotgun sequence includes:
- the ezh2 gene encoding histone-lysine N-methyltransferase EZH2 isoform X2, whose amino-acid sequence is MVLTGKRSEKGPVCWRRRVKSEYMRLRQLKRFRRADEVKSMFNSNRQRILERTDILNAEWKTRRIQPVHIMTSVSSLRGTRECTVDSGFSEFSKQVIPLKTLNAVASVPVMYSWSPLQQNFMVEDETVLHNIPYMGDEILDQDGTFIEELIKNYDGKVHGDRECGFINDEIFVELVGALTQYSDNDDEDDDEEEQEFKLEKVELCEAKDHLAEDPRKEPLINTDSQGSSDSSKKFPSDKIFEAISSMFPDKGSTEELREKYKELTEPQLPGALPPECTPNMDGPNARSVQREQSLHSFHTLFCRRCFKYDCFLHPFHATPNTYKRKNMENLLDSKPCGDECYMYLVQDGLVREYPDGMATERSKTPSKRPVSRRRGRPSGNSRPSTPTVSTDTKDTDSEREGKDDDNDDDDDDDDKKDETTSSSEGNSRCQTPVKLKLTCDPQVVDWSGAEASLFRVLIGTYYDNYCAIARLIGTKTCRQVYEFRVKESSIIARAPAEDEDTPPRKKKRKHRLWATHCRKIQLKKDGSSNHVYNYQPCDHPRQPCDSSCPCVTAQNFCEKFCQCSSECQNRFPGCRCKAQCNTKQCPCYLAVRECDPDLCLTCGAAEHWDSKNVSCKNCSIQRGAKKHLLLAPSDVAGWGIFIKEPVQKNEFISEYCGEIISQDEADRRGKVYDKYMCSFLFNLNNDFVVDATRKGNKIRFANHSVHPNCYAKVMMVNGDHRIGIFAKRTIQTGEELFFDYRYSQADALKYVGIERESEMP
- the ezh2 gene encoding histone-lysine N-methyltransferase EZH2 isoform X1; its protein translation is MVLTGKRSEKGPVCWRRRVKSEYMRLRQLKRFRRADEVKSMFNSNRQRILERTDILNAEWKTRRIQPVHIMTSVSSLRGTRECTVDSGFSEFSKQVIPLKTLNAVASVPVMYSWSPLQQNFMVEDETVLHNIPYMGDEILDQDGTFIEELIKNYDGKVHGDRECGFINDEIFVELVGALTQYSDNDDEDDDEEEQEFKLEKVELCEAKDHLAEDPRKEPLINTDSQGSSDSSKKFPSDKIFEAISSMFPDKGSTEELREKYKELTEPQLPGALPPECTPNMDGPNARSVQREQSLHSFHTLFCRRCFKYDCFLHRESFHATPNTYKRKNMENLLDSKPCGDECYMYLVQDGLVREYPDGMATERSKTPSKRPVSRRRGRPSGNSRPSTPTVSTDTKDTDSEREGKDDDNDDDDDDDDKKDETTSSSEGNSRCQTPVKLKLTCDPQVVDWSGAEASLFRVLIGTYYDNYCAIARLIGTKTCRQVYEFRVKESSIIARAPAEDEDTPPRKKKRKHRLWATHCRKIQLKKDGSSNHVYNYQPCDHPRQPCDSSCPCVTAQNFCEKFCQCSSECQNRFPGCRCKAQCNTKQCPCYLAVRECDPDLCLTCGAAEHWDSKNVSCKNCSIQRGAKKHLLLAPSDVAGWGIFIKEPVQKNEFISEYCGEIISQDEADRRGKVYDKYMCSFLFNLNNDFVVDATRKGNKIRFANHSVHPNCYAKVMMVNGDHRIGIFAKRTIQTGEELFFDYRYSQADALKYVGIERESEMP